One genomic region from Prionailurus bengalensis isolate Pbe53 chromosome C1, Fcat_Pben_1.1_paternal_pri, whole genome shotgun sequence encodes:
- the LRRFIP1 gene encoding leucine-rich repeat flightless-interacting protein 1 isoform X26 — translation MDMGTQGSGRKRLPNRERLTAEDDALNQIAREAEARLAAKRAARAEAREIRMKELERQQKEVEERPDKDFTEKGSRSLPGLSAATLASLGGTSSRRGSGDTSISIDTEASIREIKDSLAEVEEKYKKAMVSNAQLDNEKTNFMYQVDTLKDMLLELEEQLAESRRQYEEKNKEFEREKHAHSVLQFQFAEVKEALKQREEMLEEIRQLQQKQASYIRDISDLQETIEWKDKKIGALERQKEFFDSIRSDRDDLREEVVMLKEELKKHGIVLNSEITTNGETSDTLNNVGHRGPTKITKEELNALKTMGDGTLGRASEVEVRSEIVENVGEKGMLQNTEQEQHTEDPARERADTEVFHAGGNAEDQKASEDRAPSPGVLADGPDEEPVPNQSLENASFLENTEQVESTPDDRTGASLERSDCLGELDGEIPGPVTEQDSYNALDINNQSKESAETQEDLKILGEGSTEPCQESASPQTPEIGELGSVDMRERGGSPTEGVVEAGPRGLGEQVGTVASRPPRYNSDTVSDDEKYAVDVPTELDPSSGHDLEKEPATQEVAEPRELPVQSTAVGEESEEKVDQERGPRDEKPIQTEVRNVPCCPAAESSPQGATDVGVADTESEPPDTKEPEEEKNDQQGEALDSSQKKTKNKKKKNKKKKPLAPMETLKDVKKELTFQNPDLSEVKEEEQVKSTDEKPVVEAQDEVTESPEKESVAGSSENVDGPENPKIESDEKLNQEDENVNTKAGKEAADGDTSGSGDDTAQSSGATKEPDEAVRKDGAERDGATRSIPEPGSPEASGGTLLENESPPEDIDDASHTGSTEPQGMTECAGQMVRKVVEDEDDLAPAGEPGASDSENKDQPRGGSEKGKSKEDCTLS, via the exons GTTGAAGAGAGACCAGACAAAGATTTCACTGAGAAG GGGTCTCGGAGCCTGCCCGGCCTGTCGGCAGCCACGCTGGCCTCCCTGGGCGGGACTTCCTCCCGGAGGGGAAGCGGGGACACGTCCATCTCCATCGACACGGAGGCATCCATTAGGGAGATCAAG GACTCGCTGGCGGAAGTTGAGGAGAAATACAAAAAGGCAATGGTTTCCAACGCTCAGCTTGACAATGAAAAGACGAACTTCATGTACCAGGTTGACACATTAAAGGACATGTTGCTGGAGCTCGAAGAACAGCTGGCTGAGTCCAGGCGGCAGTACgaagagaagaacaaa GAGTTCGAGAGGGAGAAGCACGCCCACAGCGTCCTGCAGTTCCAGTTTGCCGAAGTTAAGGAGGCCCTGAAGCAACGAGAAGAGATGCTGGAG GAAATCCGACAGCTACAGCAGAAGCAGGCGAGTTATATCAGGGACATTTCTGACCTTCAGGAGACAATAGAGTGGAAAGACAAGAAGATAGGG gctttagagaggcagaaagagttcTTTGATTCCATAAGGAGTGACCGAGATGATCTTAGAGAAGAAGTAGTCATGCTGAAAGAGGAATTGAAG AAACACGGAATAGTCCTCAATTCAGAGATCACTACCAATGGAGAGACTTCCGACACCCTAAATAACGTTGGACACCGAGGTCCTACCAAGATAACAAAAGAAGAGTTAAACGCTCTCAAGACGATGGGGGACGGGACGCTAG GAAGAGCCAGTGAAGTGGAGGTGAGAAGCGAAATTGTGGAGAATGTGGGGGAAAAAGGAATGTTGCAGAATACTGAGCAAGAACAGCACACAGAGGACCCAGCACGGGAGCGTGCGGACACAGAGGTGTTCCATGCTGGTGGAAATGCCGAGGACCAGAAAGCCTCTGAAGACAGGGCCCCCTCACCGGGAGTCTTAGCAGATGGTCCAGATGAGGAACCCGTTCCAAACCAGAGTCTAGAAAATGCTTCCTTTCTTGAAAACACGGAGCAGGTTGAGTCCACACCAGACGACAGGACTGGGGCTTCTCTTGAGCGGTCCGACTGCTTGGGTGAATTGGATGGTGAAATCCCAGGTCCTGTGACTGAGCAGGACAGTTACAATGCCTTGGATATCAACAACCAAAGTAAAGAATCTGCAGAAACACAGGAAGATTTGAAAATCTTGGGAGAGGGTAGCACAGAGCCATGTCAAGAATCTGCATCTCCACAAACACCTGAAATTGGAGAGCTGGGCAGTGTAGACATGAGGGAGCGAGGTGGGAGCCCCACAGAGGGTGTGGTGGAGGCAGGGCCAAGGGGGCTTGGGGAGCAGGTGGGCACAGTAGCCTCCAGACCTCCGAGGTATAACAGTGACACCGTGAGTGATGATGAAAAGTACGCGGTAGATGTCCCCACTGAGTTGGACCCGAGCTCAGGGCATGACCTAGAGAAAGAGCCCGCCACGCAGGAAGTTGCTGAGCCCAGGGAGCTCCCAGTTCAGAGCACAGCGGTAGGTGAGGAGAGTGAGGAAAAGGTGGACCAGGAAAGGGGGCCGAGGGATGAGAAACCGATCCAGACGGAAGTGCGGAACGTGCCTTGTTGTCCAGCAGCCGAAAGCAGTCCTCAGGGAGCAACGGATGTCGGTGTGGCAGACACAGAAAGCGAGCCCCCAGACACGAAAGAACCcgaggaagaaaagaatgaccAACAGGGAGAGGCATTGGATTCATCCCAGAAGAAGacgaagaacaagaagaagaaaaacaagaagaaaaaaccaCTGGCGCCTATGGAGACCCTGAAAGACgttaagaaagagttaacattTCAGAACCCAGACTTAAGTGAAGTTAAGGAAGAAGAGCAGGTAAAATCTACTGACGAAAAACCAGTTGTAGAAGCACAAGATGAGGTCACTGAAAGCCCAGAAAAGGAGAGTGTAGCGGGAAGCAGTGAAAATGTTGATGGTCCAGAGAATCCTAAAATTGAGTCGGATGAAAAACTTAACCAAGAAGATGAGAACGTGAACACTAAAGCGGGGAAAGAAGCAGCCGATGGCGACACATCGGGGTCGGGAGATGACACAGCCCAGTCATCAGGCGCGACGAAGGAGCCAGATGAAGCCGTTCGAAAAGACGGCGCTGAACGAGACGGCGCCACCCGCAGCATTCCAGAACCAGGGAGTCCAGAAGCGTCCGGCGGCACCCTGCTGGAGAATGAAAGCCCCCCCGAGGACATCGACGACGCGTCTCACACGGGAAGCACAGAGCCGCAGGGGATGACGGAATGTGCCGGTCAGATGGTCCGGAAGGTTGTAGAGGATGAGGATGACCTAGCACCCGCAGGAGAGCCAGGAGCCTCCGATTCAGAAAACAAAGACCAGCCAAGAGGCGGAAGCGAGAAGGGCAAAAGCAAAGAGGACTGCACCCTGTCGTAA
- the LRRFIP1 gene encoding leucine-rich repeat flightless-interacting protein 1 isoform X40 → MTNPAATQNKEIDCLSPEAQRLAEARLAAKRAARAEAREIRMKELERQQKEVEERPDKDFTEKGSRSLPGLSAATLASLGGTSSRRGSGDTSISIDTEASIREIKDSLAEVEEKYKKAMVSNAQLDNEKTNFMYQVDTLKDMLLELEEQLAESRRQYEEKNKEFEREKHAHSVLQFQFAEVKEALKQREEMLEKHGIVLNSEITTNGETSDTLNNVGHRGPTKITKEELNALKTMGDGTLGRASEVEVRSEIVENVGEKGMLQNTEQEQHTEDPARERADTEVFHAGGNAEDQKASEDRAPSPGVLADGPDEEPVPNQSLENASFLENTEQVESTPDDRTGASLERSDCLGELDGEIPGPVTEQDSYNALDINNQSKESAETQEDLKILGEGSTEPCQESASPQTPEIGELGSVDMRERGGSPTEGVVEAGPRGLGEQVGTVASRPPRYNSDTVSDDEKYAVDVPTELDPSSGHDLEKEPATQEVAEPRELPVQSTAVGEESEEKVDQERGPRDEKPIQTEVRNVPCCPAAESSPQGATDVGVADTESEPPDTKEPEEEKNDQQGEALDSSQKKTKNKKKKNKKKKPLAPMETLKDVKKELTFQNPDLSEVKEEEQVKSTDEKPVVEAQDEVTESPEKESVAGSSENVDGPENPKIESDEKLNQEDENVNTKAGKEAADGDTSGSGDDTAQSSGATKEPDEAVRKDGAERDGATRSIPEPGSPEASGGTLLENESPPEDIDDASHTGSTEPQGMTECAGQMVRKVVEDEDDLAPAGEPGASDSENKDQPRGGSEKGKSKEDCTLS, encoded by the exons GTTGAAGAGAGACCAGACAAAGATTTCACTGAGAAG GGGTCTCGGAGCCTGCCCGGCCTGTCGGCAGCCACGCTGGCCTCCCTGGGCGGGACTTCCTCCCGGAGGGGAAGCGGGGACACGTCCATCTCCATCGACACGGAGGCATCCATTAGGGAGATCAAG GACTCGCTGGCGGAAGTTGAGGAGAAATACAAAAAGGCAATGGTTTCCAACGCTCAGCTTGACAATGAAAAGACGAACTTCATGTACCAGGTTGACACATTAAAGGACATGTTGCTGGAGCTCGAAGAACAGCTGGCTGAGTCCAGGCGGCAGTACgaagagaagaacaaa GAGTTCGAGAGGGAGAAGCACGCCCACAGCGTCCTGCAGTTCCAGTTTGCCGAAGTTAAGGAGGCCCTGAAGCAACGAGAAGAGATGCTGGAG AAACACGGAATAGTCCTCAATTCAGAGATCACTACCAATGGAGAGACTTCCGACACCCTAAATAACGTTGGACACCGAGGTCCTACCAAGATAACAAAAGAAGAGTTAAACGCTCTCAAGACGATGGGGGACGGGACGCTAG GAAGAGCCAGTGAAGTGGAGGTGAGAAGCGAAATTGTGGAGAATGTGGGGGAAAAAGGAATGTTGCAGAATACTGAGCAAGAACAGCACACAGAGGACCCAGCACGGGAGCGTGCGGACACAGAGGTGTTCCATGCTGGTGGAAATGCCGAGGACCAGAAAGCCTCTGAAGACAGGGCCCCCTCACCGGGAGTCTTAGCAGATGGTCCAGATGAGGAACCCGTTCCAAACCAGAGTCTAGAAAATGCTTCCTTTCTTGAAAACACGGAGCAGGTTGAGTCCACACCAGACGACAGGACTGGGGCTTCTCTTGAGCGGTCCGACTGCTTGGGTGAATTGGATGGTGAAATCCCAGGTCCTGTGACTGAGCAGGACAGTTACAATGCCTTGGATATCAACAACCAAAGTAAAGAATCTGCAGAAACACAGGAAGATTTGAAAATCTTGGGAGAGGGTAGCACAGAGCCATGTCAAGAATCTGCATCTCCACAAACACCTGAAATTGGAGAGCTGGGCAGTGTAGACATGAGGGAGCGAGGTGGGAGCCCCACAGAGGGTGTGGTGGAGGCAGGGCCAAGGGGGCTTGGGGAGCAGGTGGGCACAGTAGCCTCCAGACCTCCGAGGTATAACAGTGACACCGTGAGTGATGATGAAAAGTACGCGGTAGATGTCCCCACTGAGTTGGACCCGAGCTCAGGGCATGACCTAGAGAAAGAGCCCGCCACGCAGGAAGTTGCTGAGCCCAGGGAGCTCCCAGTTCAGAGCACAGCGGTAGGTGAGGAGAGTGAGGAAAAGGTGGACCAGGAAAGGGGGCCGAGGGATGAGAAACCGATCCAGACGGAAGTGCGGAACGTGCCTTGTTGTCCAGCAGCCGAAAGCAGTCCTCAGGGAGCAACGGATGTCGGTGTGGCAGACACAGAAAGCGAGCCCCCAGACACGAAAGAACCcgaggaagaaaagaatgaccAACAGGGAGAGGCATTGGATTCATCCCAGAAGAAGacgaagaacaagaagaagaaaaacaagaagaaaaaaccaCTGGCGCCTATGGAGACCCTGAAAGACgttaagaaagagttaacattTCAGAACCCAGACTTAAGTGAAGTTAAGGAAGAAGAGCAGGTAAAATCTACTGACGAAAAACCAGTTGTAGAAGCACAAGATGAGGTCACTGAAAGCCCAGAAAAGGAGAGTGTAGCGGGAAGCAGTGAAAATGTTGATGGTCCAGAGAATCCTAAAATTGAGTCGGATGAAAAACTTAACCAAGAAGATGAGAACGTGAACACTAAAGCGGGGAAAGAAGCAGCCGATGGCGACACATCGGGGTCGGGAGATGACACAGCCCAGTCATCAGGCGCGACGAAGGAGCCAGATGAAGCCGTTCGAAAAGACGGCGCTGAACGAGACGGCGCCACCCGCAGCATTCCAGAACCAGGGAGTCCAGAAGCGTCCGGCGGCACCCTGCTGGAGAATGAAAGCCCCCCCGAGGACATCGACGACGCGTCTCACACGGGAAGCACAGAGCCGCAGGGGATGACGGAATGTGCCGGTCAGATGGTCCGGAAGGTTGTAGAGGATGAGGATGACCTAGCACCCGCAGGAGAGCCAGGAGCCTCCGATTCAGAAAACAAAGACCAGCCAAGAGGCGGAAGCGAGAAGGGCAAAAGCAAAGAGGACTGCACCCTGTCGTAA
- the LRRFIP1 gene encoding leucine-rich repeat flightless-interacting protein 1 isoform X33: MTNPAATQNKEIDCLSPEAQRLAEARLAAKRAARAEAREIRMKELERQQKEASDEDERMSVGSRGSLRVEERPDKDFTEKGSRSLPGLSAATLASLGGTSSRRGSGDTSISIDTEASIREIKELNELKDQIQDVEGKYMQGLKELKDSLAEVEEKYKKAMVSNAQLDNEKTNFMYQVDTLKDMLLELEEQLAESRRQYEEKNKEFEREKHAHSVLQFQFAEVKEALKQREEMLEKHGIVLNSEITTNGETSDTLNNVGHRGPTKITKEELNALKTMGDGTLGRASEVEVRSEIVENVGEKGMLQNTEQEQHTEDPARERADTEVFHAGGNAEDQKASEDRAPSPGVLADGPDEEPVPNQSLENASFLENTEQVESTPDDRTGASLERSDCLGELDGEIPGPVTEQDSYNALDINNQSKESAETQEDLKILGEGSTEPCQESASPQTPEIGELGSVDMRERGGSPTEGVVEAGPRGLGEQVGTVASRPPRYNSDTVSDDEKYAVDVPTELDPSSGHDLEKEPATQEVAEPRELPVQSTAVGEESEEKVDQERGPRDEKPIQTEVRNVPCCPAAESSPQGATDVGVADTESEPPDTKEPEEEKNDQQGEALDSSQKKTKNKKKKNKKKKPLAPMETLKDVKKELTFQNPDLSEVKEEEQVKSTDEKPVVEAQDEVTESPEKESVAGSSENVDGPENPKIESDEKLNQEDENVNTKAGKEAADGDTSGSGDDTAQSSGATKEPDEAVRKDGAERDGATRSIPEPGSPEASGGTLLENESPPEDIDDASHTGSTEPQGMTECAGQMVRKVVEDEDDLAPAGEPGASDSENKDQPRGGSEKGKSKEDCTLS; the protein is encoded by the exons GTTGAAGAGAGACCAGACAAAGATTTCACTGAGAAG GGGTCTCGGAGCCTGCCCGGCCTGTCGGCAGCCACGCTGGCCTCCCTGGGCGGGACTTCCTCCCGGAGGGGAAGCGGGGACACGTCCATCTCCATCGACACGGAGGCATCCATTAGGGAGATCAAG GAACTGAATGAGTTGAAGGACCAGATTCAGGACGTAGAAGGCAAATACATGCAGGGGTTGAAAGAGCTGAAG GACTCGCTGGCGGAAGTTGAGGAGAAATACAAAAAGGCAATGGTTTCCAACGCTCAGCTTGACAATGAAAAGACGAACTTCATGTACCAGGTTGACACATTAAAGGACATGTTGCTGGAGCTCGAAGAACAGCTGGCTGAGTCCAGGCGGCAGTACgaagagaagaacaaa GAGTTCGAGAGGGAGAAGCACGCCCACAGCGTCCTGCAGTTCCAGTTTGCCGAAGTTAAGGAGGCCCTGAAGCAACGAGAAGAGATGCTGGAG AAACACGGAATAGTCCTCAATTCAGAGATCACTACCAATGGAGAGACTTCCGACACCCTAAATAACGTTGGACACCGAGGTCCTACCAAGATAACAAAAGAAGAGTTAAACGCTCTCAAGACGATGGGGGACGGGACGCTAG GAAGAGCCAGTGAAGTGGAGGTGAGAAGCGAAATTGTGGAGAATGTGGGGGAAAAAGGAATGTTGCAGAATACTGAGCAAGAACAGCACACAGAGGACCCAGCACGGGAGCGTGCGGACACAGAGGTGTTCCATGCTGGTGGAAATGCCGAGGACCAGAAAGCCTCTGAAGACAGGGCCCCCTCACCGGGAGTCTTAGCAGATGGTCCAGATGAGGAACCCGTTCCAAACCAGAGTCTAGAAAATGCTTCCTTTCTTGAAAACACGGAGCAGGTTGAGTCCACACCAGACGACAGGACTGGGGCTTCTCTTGAGCGGTCCGACTGCTTGGGTGAATTGGATGGTGAAATCCCAGGTCCTGTGACTGAGCAGGACAGTTACAATGCCTTGGATATCAACAACCAAAGTAAAGAATCTGCAGAAACACAGGAAGATTTGAAAATCTTGGGAGAGGGTAGCACAGAGCCATGTCAAGAATCTGCATCTCCACAAACACCTGAAATTGGAGAGCTGGGCAGTGTAGACATGAGGGAGCGAGGTGGGAGCCCCACAGAGGGTGTGGTGGAGGCAGGGCCAAGGGGGCTTGGGGAGCAGGTGGGCACAGTAGCCTCCAGACCTCCGAGGTATAACAGTGACACCGTGAGTGATGATGAAAAGTACGCGGTAGATGTCCCCACTGAGTTGGACCCGAGCTCAGGGCATGACCTAGAGAAAGAGCCCGCCACGCAGGAAGTTGCTGAGCCCAGGGAGCTCCCAGTTCAGAGCACAGCGGTAGGTGAGGAGAGTGAGGAAAAGGTGGACCAGGAAAGGGGGCCGAGGGATGAGAAACCGATCCAGACGGAAGTGCGGAACGTGCCTTGTTGTCCAGCAGCCGAAAGCAGTCCTCAGGGAGCAACGGATGTCGGTGTGGCAGACACAGAAAGCGAGCCCCCAGACACGAAAGAACCcgaggaagaaaagaatgaccAACAGGGAGAGGCATTGGATTCATCCCAGAAGAAGacgaagaacaagaagaagaaaaacaagaagaaaaaaccaCTGGCGCCTATGGAGACCCTGAAAGACgttaagaaagagttaacattTCAGAACCCAGACTTAAGTGAAGTTAAGGAAGAAGAGCAGGTAAAATCTACTGACGAAAAACCAGTTGTAGAAGCACAAGATGAGGTCACTGAAAGCCCAGAAAAGGAGAGTGTAGCGGGAAGCAGTGAAAATGTTGATGGTCCAGAGAATCCTAAAATTGAGTCGGATGAAAAACTTAACCAAGAAGATGAGAACGTGAACACTAAAGCGGGGAAAGAAGCAGCCGATGGCGACACATCGGGGTCGGGAGATGACACAGCCCAGTCATCAGGCGCGACGAAGGAGCCAGATGAAGCCGTTCGAAAAGACGGCGCTGAACGAGACGGCGCCACCCGCAGCATTCCAGAACCAGGGAGTCCAGAAGCGTCCGGCGGCACCCTGCTGGAGAATGAAAGCCCCCCCGAGGACATCGACGACGCGTCTCACACGGGAAGCACAGAGCCGCAGGGGATGACGGAATGTGCCGGTCAGATGGTCCGGAAGGTTGTAGAGGATGAGGATGACCTAGCACCCGCAGGAGAGCCAGGAGCCTCCGATTCAGAAAACAAAGACCAGCCAAGAGGCGGAAGCGAGAAGGGCAAAAGCAAAGAGGACTGCACCCTGTCGTAA
- the LRRFIP1 gene encoding leucine-rich repeat flightless-interacting protein 1 isoform X38: protein MTNPAATQNKEIDCLSPEAQRLAEARLAAKRAARAEAREIRMKELERQQKEASDEDERMSVGSRGSLRVEERPDKDFTEKGSRSLPGLSAATLASLGGTSSRRGSGDTSISIDTEASIREIKDSLAEVEEKYKKAMVSNAQLDNEKTNFMYQVDTLKDMLLELEEQLAESRRQYEEKNKEFEREKHAHSVLQFQFAEVKEALKQREEMLEKHGIVLNSEITTNGETSDTLNNVGHRGPTKITKEELNALKTMGDGTLGRASEVEVRSEIVENVGEKGMLQNTEQEQHTEDPARERADTEVFHAGGNAEDQKASEDRAPSPGVLADGPDEEPVPNQSLENASFLENTEQVESTPDDRTGASLERSDCLGELDGEIPGPVTEQDSYNALDINNQSKESAETQEDLKILGEGSTEPCQESASPQTPEIGELGSVDMRERGGSPTEGVVEAGPRGLGEQVGTVASRPPRYNSDTVSDDEKYAVDVPTELDPSSGHDLEKEPATQEVAEPRELPVQSTAVGEESEEKVDQERGPRDEKPIQTEVRNVPCCPAAESSPQGATDVGVADTESEPPDTKEPEEEKNDQQGEALDSSQKKTKNKKKKNKKKKPLAPMETLKDVKKELTFQNPDLSEVKEEEQVKSTDEKPVVEAQDEVTESPEKESVAGSSENVDGPENPKIESDEKLNQEDENVNTKAGKEAADGDTSGSGDDTAQSSGATKEPDEAVRKDGAERDGATRSIPEPGSPEASGGTLLENESPPEDIDDASHTGSTEPQGMTECAGQMVRKVVEDEDDLAPAGEPGASDSENKDQPRGGSEKGKSKEDCTLS, encoded by the exons GTTGAAGAGAGACCAGACAAAGATTTCACTGAGAAG GGGTCTCGGAGCCTGCCCGGCCTGTCGGCAGCCACGCTGGCCTCCCTGGGCGGGACTTCCTCCCGGAGGGGAAGCGGGGACACGTCCATCTCCATCGACACGGAGGCATCCATTAGGGAGATCAAG GACTCGCTGGCGGAAGTTGAGGAGAAATACAAAAAGGCAATGGTTTCCAACGCTCAGCTTGACAATGAAAAGACGAACTTCATGTACCAGGTTGACACATTAAAGGACATGTTGCTGGAGCTCGAAGAACAGCTGGCTGAGTCCAGGCGGCAGTACgaagagaagaacaaa GAGTTCGAGAGGGAGAAGCACGCCCACAGCGTCCTGCAGTTCCAGTTTGCCGAAGTTAAGGAGGCCCTGAAGCAACGAGAAGAGATGCTGGAG AAACACGGAATAGTCCTCAATTCAGAGATCACTACCAATGGAGAGACTTCCGACACCCTAAATAACGTTGGACACCGAGGTCCTACCAAGATAACAAAAGAAGAGTTAAACGCTCTCAAGACGATGGGGGACGGGACGCTAG GAAGAGCCAGTGAAGTGGAGGTGAGAAGCGAAATTGTGGAGAATGTGGGGGAAAAAGGAATGTTGCAGAATACTGAGCAAGAACAGCACACAGAGGACCCAGCACGGGAGCGTGCGGACACAGAGGTGTTCCATGCTGGTGGAAATGCCGAGGACCAGAAAGCCTCTGAAGACAGGGCCCCCTCACCGGGAGTCTTAGCAGATGGTCCAGATGAGGAACCCGTTCCAAACCAGAGTCTAGAAAATGCTTCCTTTCTTGAAAACACGGAGCAGGTTGAGTCCACACCAGACGACAGGACTGGGGCTTCTCTTGAGCGGTCCGACTGCTTGGGTGAATTGGATGGTGAAATCCCAGGTCCTGTGACTGAGCAGGACAGTTACAATGCCTTGGATATCAACAACCAAAGTAAAGAATCTGCAGAAACACAGGAAGATTTGAAAATCTTGGGAGAGGGTAGCACAGAGCCATGTCAAGAATCTGCATCTCCACAAACACCTGAAATTGGAGAGCTGGGCAGTGTAGACATGAGGGAGCGAGGTGGGAGCCCCACAGAGGGTGTGGTGGAGGCAGGGCCAAGGGGGCTTGGGGAGCAGGTGGGCACAGTAGCCTCCAGACCTCCGAGGTATAACAGTGACACCGTGAGTGATGATGAAAAGTACGCGGTAGATGTCCCCACTGAGTTGGACCCGAGCTCAGGGCATGACCTAGAGAAAGAGCCCGCCACGCAGGAAGTTGCTGAGCCCAGGGAGCTCCCAGTTCAGAGCACAGCGGTAGGTGAGGAGAGTGAGGAAAAGGTGGACCAGGAAAGGGGGCCGAGGGATGAGAAACCGATCCAGACGGAAGTGCGGAACGTGCCTTGTTGTCCAGCAGCCGAAAGCAGTCCTCAGGGAGCAACGGATGTCGGTGTGGCAGACACAGAAAGCGAGCCCCCAGACACGAAAGAACCcgaggaagaaaagaatgaccAACAGGGAGAGGCATTGGATTCATCCCAGAAGAAGacgaagaacaagaagaagaaaaacaagaagaaaaaaccaCTGGCGCCTATGGAGACCCTGAAAGACgttaagaaagagttaacattTCAGAACCCAGACTTAAGTGAAGTTAAGGAAGAAGAGCAGGTAAAATCTACTGACGAAAAACCAGTTGTAGAAGCACAAGATGAGGTCACTGAAAGCCCAGAAAAGGAGAGTGTAGCGGGAAGCAGTGAAAATGTTGATGGTCCAGAGAATCCTAAAATTGAGTCGGATGAAAAACTTAACCAAGAAGATGAGAACGTGAACACTAAAGCGGGGAAAGAAGCAGCCGATGGCGACACATCGGGGTCGGGAGATGACACAGCCCAGTCATCAGGCGCGACGAAGGAGCCAGATGAAGCCGTTCGAAAAGACGGCGCTGAACGAGACGGCGCCACCCGCAGCATTCCAGAACCAGGGAGTCCAGAAGCGTCCGGCGGCACCCTGCTGGAGAATGAAAGCCCCCCCGAGGACATCGACGACGCGTCTCACACGGGAAGCACAGAGCCGCAGGGGATGACGGAATGTGCCGGTCAGATGGTCCGGAAGGTTGTAGAGGATGAGGATGACCTAGCACCCGCAGGAGAGCCAGGAGCCTCCGATTCAGAAAACAAAGACCAGCCAAGAGGCGGAAGCGAGAAGGGCAAAAGCAAAGAGGACTGCACCCTGTCGTAA